In a single window of the Ciconia boyciana chromosome 7, ASM3463844v1, whole genome shotgun sequence genome:
- the DEPDC1 gene encoding DEP domain-containing protein 1A isoform X3, with product MEGRPPAPGPYRATKLWNEITKYFRAGMPLRKHRQHFKKHGSCFTASEAVDWLHEVLRNNSNFGPEVTRHQTVQLLRKFLKNHVIEDVKGRWGSENLEDNGALYRFPSTSPVKPLPSSCPPKENLENFSRDKERLLKLPHLPRRTFKKHECYLENLEKTKPDVIEENKEDALHRKEISQEYVQETWRNIILIHLQTILGLPSLEEVLQPTQIVPEYVIYNMTNTSKHGVVILQNKAEDLPHWVLSAMKCLAYWPRNNDMSQPTYSGFERDVFRTVADYFLNLPEPLLTFEYYELFVNILDLLQPHLERIAVEALQICCLLLPPPNRRKIQLLMRMISRISENVDMPRLHDAMGTRSLMIQTFSRCVLCCAEEVDLDELLSTRLVSFLMDHQQEIFKVPTYLQVAVRDHIEYMKMSQCKYPKEEICTILPTYSYCKQITPQEFEEQKISTSQAAVAELLENIIKDKNLSVKDKKKKLKQFQKEYPLIYQNRFPTTENEAMLFENKPTIKQPMLSLRKPRFRSLRY from the exons ATGGagggccgcccgcccgccccggggccctACCGCGCCACCAAGCTG TGGAATGAAATTACAAAGTATTTCCGAGCAGGCATGCCATTAAGGAAACACAGgcaacatttcaaaaaacatGGAAGCTGTTTTACCGCGTCAGAAGCTGTAGACTGGCTCCATGAAGTATTAAGGAATAACAGTAACTTTGGTCCTGAAGTTACTAGGCATCAGACTGTCCAGTTATTACGAAAGTTTCTCAAGAATCATGTAATTGAAGATGTAAAAGGGAGATGGGGATCTGAAAATCTAGAAGACAATGGTGCACTATACAG ATTTCCTTCAACATCTCCAGTTAAACCTCTACCAAGCTCATGTCCACCAAAAGAGAACTTGGAAAACTTCTCTAGAGACAAAGAAAGACTTCTTAAACTGCCGCATTTACCCagaagaacttttaaaaaacatgagtGTTATCTG gaaaatttagaaaaaacaaaacctgatgtaatagaagaaaacaaggaagacGCACTGCATAGGAAGGAAATAAGCCAGGAATATGTGCAAGAAACTTGGAGAAATATCATTCTAATACA TTTGCAAACCATTTTAGGCCTCCCATCTTTGGAAGAAGTTTTGCAGCCAACACAGATAGTTCCTGAGTATGTCATATACAACATGACTAACACGAGCAAACATGGTGTTGTTATTTTGCAGAACAAAGCgg AAGACCTCCCTCACTGGGTGTTGTCAGCTATGAAATGCCTCGCATACT GGCCTAGAAATAATGACATGAGCCAACCAACTTACAGTGGGTTTGAACGGGATGTGTTCAGAACGGTTGCTGATTACTTTCTCAATCTCCCCGAACCATTACTTACTTTTGAATACTATGAactttttgttaatattttag ATCTCCTTCAGCCTCATTTAGAAAGAATTGCTGTTGAAGCTTTACAGATATGTTGTTTGTTGCTTCCACCGCCAAATCGTAGAAAGATTCAGCTCCTAATGCGTATGATCTCTCGGATCAGTGAAAATGTTGATATGCCACGACTGCATGATGCGATGGGCACACGTTCTTTG ATGATTCAGACTTTTTCTCGGTGCGTGCTATGCTGTGCAGAAGAAGTAGATCTCGATGAGCTACTTTCTACACGATTAGTCTCATTTCTAATGGACCATcaacaagaaatatttaaagtacCAACTTACCTGCAGGTTGCGGTGCGAGATCACATAGAATACATGAAGATGTCTCAG TGCAAATatccaaaggaagaaatttgcACCATATTGCCAACGTATTCATACTGCAAACAAATAACTCCTCAGGAGTTTGAAGAACAAAAGATTTCTACTTCTCAAGCTGCAGTGGCAGAGCTCTTGGAGAACATTATCAAAGATAAAAACTTGTctgtgaaagacaaaaagaaaaagttaaaacag TTTCAGAAGGAATACCCTCTAATCTACCAGAATAGATTTCCAACTACAGAAAATGAAGCGATGCTATTTGAGAACAAACCTACCATCAAACAACCGATGCTTAGCCTAAGAAAACCAAGATTTCGTAGCCTAAGATATTGA
- the DEPDC1 gene encoding DEP domain-containing protein 1A isoform X1 yields the protein MEGRPPAPGPYRATKLWNEITKYFRAGMPLRKHRQHFKKHGSCFTASEAVDWLHEVLRNNSNFGPEVTRHQTVQLLRKFLKNHVIEDVKGRWGSENLEDNGALYRFPSTSPVKPLPSSCPPKENLENFSRDKERLLKLPHLPRRTFKKHECYLENLEKTKPDVIEENKEDALHRKEISQEYVQETWRNIILIHLQTILGLPSLEEVLQPTQIVPEYVIYNMTNTSKHGVVILQNKAEDLPHWVLSAMKCLAYWPRNNDMSQPTYSGFERDVFRTVADYFLNLPEPLLTFEYYELFVNILVMCGYITIPDICSGKHSVQDEKCDPQPSKILHLNSFKSTECLLLSLLRKEPDKKKKEYEASRKSSSEELTIQKQCAKKLQQCKLTCKQGSAGNLIGGSCQNLSGFRNEQDPPLKFRTRCYSLERIGDTASSVCNKGESDFLRQRDVNTILGTRNGKQSLPCEHKANSVLELGFDNTCLKQTHGRVSASTLQDKELFNENCRSKQICRPLSLLGKRNSKSCASINIPVAEITVKPRSQLCGQGKPNTSGVATSVDIRTEVSDITIKKRRCKSTIELSEYSFTHSSYMLTGTQNLLQPHLERIAVEALQICCLLLPPPNRRKIQLLMRMISRISENVDMPRLHDAMGTRSLMIQTFSRCVLCCAEEVDLDELLSTRLVSFLMDHQQEIFKVPTYLQVAVRDHIEYMKMSQCKYPKEEICTILPTYSYCKQITPQEFEEQKISTSQAAVAELLENIIKDKNLSVKDKKKKLKQFQKEYPLIYQNRFPTTENEAMLFENKPTIKQPMLSLRKPRFRSLRY from the exons ATGGagggccgcccgcccgccccggggccctACCGCGCCACCAAGCTG TGGAATGAAATTACAAAGTATTTCCGAGCAGGCATGCCATTAAGGAAACACAGgcaacatttcaaaaaacatGGAAGCTGTTTTACCGCGTCAGAAGCTGTAGACTGGCTCCATGAAGTATTAAGGAATAACAGTAACTTTGGTCCTGAAGTTACTAGGCATCAGACTGTCCAGTTATTACGAAAGTTTCTCAAGAATCATGTAATTGAAGATGTAAAAGGGAGATGGGGATCTGAAAATCTAGAAGACAATGGTGCACTATACAG ATTTCCTTCAACATCTCCAGTTAAACCTCTACCAAGCTCATGTCCACCAAAAGAGAACTTGGAAAACTTCTCTAGAGACAAAGAAAGACTTCTTAAACTGCCGCATTTACCCagaagaacttttaaaaaacatgagtGTTATCTG gaaaatttagaaaaaacaaaacctgatgtaatagaagaaaacaaggaagacGCACTGCATAGGAAGGAAATAAGCCAGGAATATGTGCAAGAAACTTGGAGAAATATCATTCTAATACA TTTGCAAACCATTTTAGGCCTCCCATCTTTGGAAGAAGTTTTGCAGCCAACACAGATAGTTCCTGAGTATGTCATATACAACATGACTAACACGAGCAAACATGGTGTTGTTATTTTGCAGAACAAAGCgg AAGACCTCCCTCACTGGGTGTTGTCAGCTATGAAATGCCTCGCATACT GGCCTAGAAATAATGACATGAGCCAACCAACTTACAGTGGGTTTGAACGGGATGTGTTCAGAACGGTTGCTGATTACTTTCTCAATCTCCCCGAACCATTACTTACTTTTGAATACTATGAactttttgttaatattttag tTATGTGTGGCTACATCACAATTCCAGATATATGCAGTGGAAAACATTCTGTCCAAGATGAGAAATGTGACCCACAACCTTCAAAAATTCTTCACTTGAACTCTTTCAAGTCAACTGAATGTCTTCTTCTAAGCCTGCTTCGCAAAGAgcctgacaaaaaaaagaaagaatatgaagCTTCCAGGAAGTCGTCTTCAGAAGAGCTAACTATTCAAAAACAATGTGCAAAGAAATTGCAGCAATGTAAACTGACATGTAAACAAGGCAGTGCTGGTAATCTAATAGGAGGAAGTTGTCAGAATCTTTCAGGTTTCAGGAATGAACAAGATCCACCTCTAAAATTTAGAACGAGATGTTACTCTCTGGAAAGAATTGGAGATACTGCCTCGAGCGTATGTAATAAAGGAGAATCGGATTTCCTCAGGCAAAGGGATGTGAACACCATCCTGGGCacaagaaatggaaagcaatCACTACCGTGTGAGCATAAAGCTAATTCTGTATTGGAGCTTGGTTTTGATAACACATGTCTAAAACAAACCCACGGGAGAGTGTCTGCCTCAACTCTTCAGGATAAAGAGCTGTTTAATGAAAATTGCAGGTCAAAGCAAATATGCAGGCCTCTGAGTTTACTTGGCAAGAGGAACTCCAAAAGTTGTGCCAGCATTAATATACCAGTTGCTGAAATCACAGTAAAGCCAAGGTCTCAACTTTGTGGGCAAGGAAAACCAAATACCTCTGGTGTGGCTACTTCAGTGGACATCAGGACTGAGGTTTCCGATATCACCATCAAAAAGAGACGCTGCAAAAGTACCATAGAACTCTCAGAATACTCTTTCACTCACTCTTCTTATATGTTGACTGGCACGCAAA ATCTCCTTCAGCCTCATTTAGAAAGAATTGCTGTTGAAGCTTTACAGATATGTTGTTTGTTGCTTCCACCGCCAAATCGTAGAAAGATTCAGCTCCTAATGCGTATGATCTCTCGGATCAGTGAAAATGTTGATATGCCACGACTGCATGATGCGATGGGCACACGTTCTTTG ATGATTCAGACTTTTTCTCGGTGCGTGCTATGCTGTGCAGAAGAAGTAGATCTCGATGAGCTACTTTCTACACGATTAGTCTCATTTCTAATGGACCATcaacaagaaatatttaaagtacCAACTTACCTGCAGGTTGCGGTGCGAGATCACATAGAATACATGAAGATGTCTCAG TGCAAATatccaaaggaagaaatttgcACCATATTGCCAACGTATTCATACTGCAAACAAATAACTCCTCAGGAGTTTGAAGAACAAAAGATTTCTACTTCTCAAGCTGCAGTGGCAGAGCTCTTGGAGAACATTATCAAAGATAAAAACTTGTctgtgaaagacaaaaagaaaaagttaaaacag TTTCAGAAGGAATACCCTCTAATCTACCAGAATAGATTTCCAACTACAGAAAATGAAGCGATGCTATTTGAGAACAAACCTACCATCAAACAACCGATGCTTAGCCTAAGAAAACCAAGATTTCGTAGCCTAAGATATTGA
- the DEPDC1 gene encoding DEP domain-containing protein 1A isoform X2: protein MEGRPPAPGPYRATKLWNEITKYFRAGMPLRKHRQHFKKHGSCFTASEAVDWLHEVLRNNSNFGPEVTRHQTVQLLRKFLKNHVIEDVKGRWGSENLEDNGALYRFPSTSPVKPLPSSCPPKENLENFSRDKERLLKLPHLPRRTFKKHECYLENLEKTKPDVIEENKEDALHRKEISQEYVQETWRNIILIHLQTILGLPSLEEVLQPTQIVPEYVIYNMTNTSKHGVVILQNKAEDLPHWVLSAMKCLAYWPRNNDMSQPTYSGFERDVFRTVADYFLNLPEPLLTFEYYELFVNILDICSGKHSVQDEKCDPQPSKILHLNSFKSTECLLLSLLRKEPDKKKKEYEASRKSSSEELTIQKQCAKKLQQCKLTCKQGSAGNLIGGSCQNLSGFRNEQDPPLKFRTRCYSLERIGDTASSVCNKGESDFLRQRDVNTILGTRNGKQSLPCEHKANSVLELGFDNTCLKQTHGRVSASTLQDKELFNENCRSKQICRPLSLLGKRNSKSCASINIPVAEITVKPRSQLCGQGKPNTSGVATSVDIRTEVSDITIKKRRCKSTIELSEYSFTHSSYMLTGTQNLLQPHLERIAVEALQICCLLLPPPNRRKIQLLMRMISRISENVDMPRLHDAMGTRSLMIQTFSRCVLCCAEEVDLDELLSTRLVSFLMDHQQEIFKVPTYLQVAVRDHIEYMKMSQCKYPKEEICTILPTYSYCKQITPQEFEEQKISTSQAAVAELLENIIKDKNLSVKDKKKKLKQFQKEYPLIYQNRFPTTENEAMLFENKPTIKQPMLSLRKPRFRSLRY, encoded by the exons ATGGagggccgcccgcccgccccggggccctACCGCGCCACCAAGCTG TGGAATGAAATTACAAAGTATTTCCGAGCAGGCATGCCATTAAGGAAACACAGgcaacatttcaaaaaacatGGAAGCTGTTTTACCGCGTCAGAAGCTGTAGACTGGCTCCATGAAGTATTAAGGAATAACAGTAACTTTGGTCCTGAAGTTACTAGGCATCAGACTGTCCAGTTATTACGAAAGTTTCTCAAGAATCATGTAATTGAAGATGTAAAAGGGAGATGGGGATCTGAAAATCTAGAAGACAATGGTGCACTATACAG ATTTCCTTCAACATCTCCAGTTAAACCTCTACCAAGCTCATGTCCACCAAAAGAGAACTTGGAAAACTTCTCTAGAGACAAAGAAAGACTTCTTAAACTGCCGCATTTACCCagaagaacttttaaaaaacatgagtGTTATCTG gaaaatttagaaaaaacaaaacctgatgtaatagaagaaaacaaggaagacGCACTGCATAGGAAGGAAATAAGCCAGGAATATGTGCAAGAAACTTGGAGAAATATCATTCTAATACA TTTGCAAACCATTTTAGGCCTCCCATCTTTGGAAGAAGTTTTGCAGCCAACACAGATAGTTCCTGAGTATGTCATATACAACATGACTAACACGAGCAAACATGGTGTTGTTATTTTGCAGAACAAAGCgg AAGACCTCCCTCACTGGGTGTTGTCAGCTATGAAATGCCTCGCATACT GGCCTAGAAATAATGACATGAGCCAACCAACTTACAGTGGGTTTGAACGGGATGTGTTCAGAACGGTTGCTGATTACTTTCTCAATCTCCCCGAACCATTACTTACTTTTGAATACTATGAactttttgttaatattttag ATATATGCAGTGGAAAACATTCTGTCCAAGATGAGAAATGTGACCCACAACCTTCAAAAATTCTTCACTTGAACTCTTTCAAGTCAACTGAATGTCTTCTTCTAAGCCTGCTTCGCAAAGAgcctgacaaaaaaaagaaagaatatgaagCTTCCAGGAAGTCGTCTTCAGAAGAGCTAACTATTCAAAAACAATGTGCAAAGAAATTGCAGCAATGTAAACTGACATGTAAACAAGGCAGTGCTGGTAATCTAATAGGAGGAAGTTGTCAGAATCTTTCAGGTTTCAGGAATGAACAAGATCCACCTCTAAAATTTAGAACGAGATGTTACTCTCTGGAAAGAATTGGAGATACTGCCTCGAGCGTATGTAATAAAGGAGAATCGGATTTCCTCAGGCAAAGGGATGTGAACACCATCCTGGGCacaagaaatggaaagcaatCACTACCGTGTGAGCATAAAGCTAATTCTGTATTGGAGCTTGGTTTTGATAACACATGTCTAAAACAAACCCACGGGAGAGTGTCTGCCTCAACTCTTCAGGATAAAGAGCTGTTTAATGAAAATTGCAGGTCAAAGCAAATATGCAGGCCTCTGAGTTTACTTGGCAAGAGGAACTCCAAAAGTTGTGCCAGCATTAATATACCAGTTGCTGAAATCACAGTAAAGCCAAGGTCTCAACTTTGTGGGCAAGGAAAACCAAATACCTCTGGTGTGGCTACTTCAGTGGACATCAGGACTGAGGTTTCCGATATCACCATCAAAAAGAGACGCTGCAAAAGTACCATAGAACTCTCAGAATACTCTTTCACTCACTCTTCTTATATGTTGACTGGCACGCAAA ATCTCCTTCAGCCTCATTTAGAAAGAATTGCTGTTGAAGCTTTACAGATATGTTGTTTGTTGCTTCCACCGCCAAATCGTAGAAAGATTCAGCTCCTAATGCGTATGATCTCTCGGATCAGTGAAAATGTTGATATGCCACGACTGCATGATGCGATGGGCACACGTTCTTTG ATGATTCAGACTTTTTCTCGGTGCGTGCTATGCTGTGCAGAAGAAGTAGATCTCGATGAGCTACTTTCTACACGATTAGTCTCATTTCTAATGGACCATcaacaagaaatatttaaagtacCAACTTACCTGCAGGTTGCGGTGCGAGATCACATAGAATACATGAAGATGTCTCAG TGCAAATatccaaaggaagaaatttgcACCATATTGCCAACGTATTCATACTGCAAACAAATAACTCCTCAGGAGTTTGAAGAACAAAAGATTTCTACTTCTCAAGCTGCAGTGGCAGAGCTCTTGGAGAACATTATCAAAGATAAAAACTTGTctgtgaaagacaaaaagaaaaagttaaaacag TTTCAGAAGGAATACCCTCTAATCTACCAGAATAGATTTCCAACTACAGAAAATGAAGCGATGCTATTTGAGAACAAACCTACCATCAAACAACCGATGCTTAGCCTAAGAAAACCAAGATTTCGTAGCCTAAGATATTGA